From a region of the Bacteroidota bacterium genome:
- a CDS encoding YCF48-related protein, whose translation IGCATIEGMTPYFYTTDGGENWYLDDEWLDIMGDDIVFVNPDTGFIASADGVIYKTINGGLSWTAIQTPATQDVNRLFFVDENNGWATLANQDANFQLIHTTDGGYNWSTQQVFEYNISLVRSLYFINDSIGYGGGGYIDIENNDTYSCIVKTQNKGETWESTYLTQNTFYSFHDLYFTDTITGWVVGKTPYEYLILHTNNGGETWEEQTIADTPEPSRVSCVFFVNNTIGWIGGGGPGFGVIYFTHNGGEDWYLQQLFYEPIWDIQMLNCDTGWAVGADYIYHTTNGDTLSIEDVKENKFVRDLFTINPNPANGFFTLKTTQPLPTLMCQLLITNLYGEPVFQLNKVTVEQLNNQAIDLSHKPTGIYFITIKYTLNNQIYSLTKKIMRL comes from the coding sequence GATAGGCTGTGCCACAATAGAAGGAATGACCCCATATTTCTATACAACTGATGGTGGTGAAAACTGGTATTTGGATGATGAGTGGTTGGATATAATGGGAGATGACATCGTTTTTGTAAATCCCGACACCGGTTTTATTGCTAGCGCAGATGGGGTGATTTATAAAACGATAAACGGCGGCCTATCCTGGACCGCCATACAAACTCCTGCCACTCAAGATGTAAATCGTCTGTTCTTCGTGGACGAAAATAATGGGTGGGCCACGCTTGCTAATCAAGATGCTAATTTTCAGCTCATCCATACAACTGATGGAGGCTATAATTGGTCTACTCAACAAGTTTTTGAATATAATATAAGTCTTGTTCGATCACTTTATTTTATTAATGATAGTATTGGTTATGGGGGCGGGGGGTACATTGATATTGAAAATAATGATACTTATAGTTGTATTGTAAAAACCCAAAACAAGGGAGAAACATGGGAAAGTACCTATCTAACTCAAAACACATTTTATTCATTTCATGATTTATACTTTACTGACACCATAACCGGCTGGGTAGTGGGAAAGACACCCTATGAATATCTTATTTTACATACTAACAATGGAGGTGAAACATGGGAAGAACAAACAATAGCAGATACACCAGAACCAAGCAGAGTAAGTTGCGTATTTTTTGTTAATAATACAATAGGGTGGATAGGTGGAGGAGGACCAGGTTTTGGAGTCATATATTTTACTCACAATGGTGGTGAAGACTGGTATTTGCAACAGTTATTTTACGAACCTATTTGGGATATTCAAATGCTCAATTGTGATACCGGTTGGGCGGTGGGCGCCGACTATATCTACCACACGACCAATGGCGATACACTCAGTATTGAGGATGTGAAAGAAAACAAATTTGTAAGAGACCTTTTTACTATCAACCCGAATCCTGCAAATGGATTTTTTACTTTAAAAACTACCCAACCATTACCAACGCTAATGTGCCAATTATTAATAACAAACCTATACGGTGAACCTGTTTTTCAATTAAACAAGGTAACAGTTGAACAATTGAACAATCAGGCCATCGACTTGTCACATAAGCCCACCGGTATTTACTTTATCACAATTAAATACACCTTAAACAATCAAATTTATTCATTAACAAAAAAAATCATGAGGCTATGA
- a CDS encoding YCF48-related protein: MNGGDNWYTQQVFEYNLSIIRSLYFINDSIGYGGGAYYDIENDDIYSCIVKTLDKGETWEIIYLTQNTSYSIRDLFFTDTINGWAVGTKPYQQYFLMHTDNGGETWEEQTIACTPEPNGLDCVYFVNDTTGWIGGAGSGFGVIYFTHNGGEDWQLQQELYSQIGDIQMLNCDTGWAVGADYIYHTTNGDTILINGVNENKPKKDFFAIYPNPTNGIFMIKTAYKSPMVICWVLITNLYGDPVFQLNNVTIEQSNSQFIDLSYHPAGIYFITIKYTADNQINTFTKKIMKL; the protein is encoded by the coding sequence ATGAATGGGGGTGATAATTGGTATACTCAACAAGTTTTTGAATATAATTTAAGTATTATTCGATCACTTTATTTTATCAATGATAGTATTGGCTATGGGGGCGGGGCATATTATGATATTGAAAATGATGATATTTATAGTTGTATTGTAAAAACCTTGGACAAAGGAGAAACATGGGAAATCATTTATCTGACTCAAAATACATCTTATTCAATTCGTGATTTATTTTTTACTGACACAATAAACGGCTGGGCTGTAGGAACTAAGCCATACCAACAATATTTTCTCATGCATACAGACAATGGTGGCGAAACCTGGGAAGAACAAACAATAGCATGTACGCCAGAACCAAATGGCTTAGATTGTGTGTATTTTGTCAATGATACAACGGGGTGGATAGGTGGAGCGGGATCAGGTTTTGGAGTTATATATTTCACTCACAATGGTGGCGAAGACTGGCAACTGCAACAGGAGTTATACAGTCAAATAGGTGACATCCAAATGCTCAACTGTGATACCGGCTGGGCTGTGGGTGCCGATTATATCTACCACACAACCAATGGCGATACAATACTTATTAATGGTGTGAATGAAAACAAACCTAAAAAAGACTTCTTCGCTATCTACCCAAATCCCACAAATGGTATTTTCATGATAAAAACCGCCTACAAATCACCAATGGTAATATGCTGGGTATTAATCACAAACCTATATGGTGATCCTGTCTTTCAACTAAACAATGTAACAATTGAACAATCGAACAGTCAGTTCATCGACCTGTCATATCACCCTGCAGGTATTTATTTTATCACAATCAAATATACTGCAGACAATCAAATTAATACGTTCACAAAAAAAATCATGAAGCTATGA
- a CDS encoding C25 family cysteine peptidase, translating into MKKLISFLGLFIFINSVIMAQQIIQQFTFPQNDVQLTQNGVYDVVKLPDAYYLQEEEHAGKPQLPVKQFKLLLPQGALTTNVNLTINSEQQLSGSFYLYPVQLPVYANFSSPPAFVEPDTIIYNSNDPFPTDYIYKYEMSGFRDYNYVTVSFIPFRYIPLSRQLHLLTSITITVTYTVNAIGETHKLRPYGSTDHEAYEFIKSIVINPTQIEAFYPDAANKIAQYLGTREIAESYGGYEPTELPALESNPVDYIIITNNTDVYGNNIGDFTNKFQQLADWKILSGSSAKVITVDAIRQSYPGVDIAEQIRQFIKDAHRLWGTEYVLIGGNASIVPVRWIGHFLVPKEKPTDLYYSAILHPDLLYNDNWNRDGDIIFGNGSGPDADYCDFYPDIAVGRAPVDTDDELNLFLQKHFTYYRCSFAPEVPGIPQDVAWLAKQLNFSGIIDSNYNWDSDPSILGLYRTWQITEQFSFGEDHHQYTMHEYLPNWNSTHHDWCPAYYNPVIEPDGCSESYIIIYDENVGHTEVKYQLNQRYGIVNHIDHSGRFGLGLCGITTQCGLNSSDFWDLFPTNKYSVFLSAGCQVCPIDLNFYIGEQWLSSPNGGVAFLGPSADILTQNGNDYDYQFFKLLYNTSTNIVGKLNNYAPSFVFGGEPYLHKIMQLLGDPELSIYTDEPVEMSVTHDNTVPIGTSTFSVTVSDVPPGEFATICLYKENEVYVSTLTGGVSTMQITPDNIGIMKLTVTCHNREPYESTISVIQNSGAHLYISNITITDENENGFIEPGEQIELSIKLNNSGAIEASDIRGTLMPLDPNITMDQDFSYYPDLGPGEEGISNNTYIFKAPLDLSYGNAISFELQISTPAQGSFIERFFFNIKTSQLEIGDRTVNGGDPYQFVSGYVGHLYVDIYNYGTVTASDLTAVLTTELPEYVEIQTGTSVYGDIESFKKGTNSPEFKFLIREHYSGQALIFELTLTDGFGKTDVFELNLTENPPESISGFDFSPGKNDITLYWIGVNGTKGYNIYRSETETGIYERINNFLVTGTSMYYDSELEASTEYYYKISAVSTTGNELNIGNLIANHAWTSLDSHGQFPIAVSDGVANSNWTSITVADVDENGTNELFPAFTRNRDGLIMGFNETGQELYDIDGDEATVSGFAEIVLPQNSSGKTEGGELHSEAAVGDVDNDNHAEVFVTTHGSYYAPERGYLFGFKTVDEEEPLNQPDPLWNDIPIDLGYHSSSSPVLANLDGNENGFMDIITNNGFKDIITEQKYQKNRVFSHDGSLKWERQFVDDLSSSCGYLAVADLDNNGYQEIINGSHTPGEIYIYNHDGSDYNINPVLINSVLPFNSNPVIANIDSDVELEIIIVGISNGYGKLYAINTDGSFVEGKWDGQINLNCSTGLAPQAAIGNLNNDESLEIAIADDEKLYVFDNLGNTISGFPVEIADLECGNRSPLLADVDSDNDIEIIVTASNDRIYAFNPDGTECIYWRLASKSTNGFYATPTISDINNDGLSEIIASDVFGKTFVWKTTGDAHKIEWGQYRHDSYNSGTYSNFCYYDAENPEIITSNEEWTENYDMRRDIIIESSGTLTIHSHVTMPEDAKITVQCGGKLIIDGGLLTSACQGPWQGIEIEGNPNHEQIPTSYQGMIVIMNEGTIENAKCAVKAIDGGIVVAVSANFINNHTAVEFLPYGYENISLFTFCTFETNKDHLEDCDPEHFVDMTEVHSIQFNGCTFKNICPLSDPELTQRGTGIYSTNSSFYLDHECKYYVRPCEDYQYNLFQWLSYGIYATDIGFDNSMKVSHTNFINNMKGLYLSGYSNGIEVTSNEFDVYDSALDPDGYGMYLDHCTGYHVEDNRFHNGSLVENIVGLYINNSGTEDNMIYNNSFNTLDYAIIAHNINRDDREQSGLCIKCNDFTANTNDISVTVYNPSVTPDYGIAEFQGSMAPSNTAPAGNTFTVSGSHEYDIYNEGNNIVYIHHRASSTPLKIIPDMISSNITLVENIVAYYNKNLSCPSMLNYGEGSKENLKSLMAEASTNILTTQAELAEVVDGGNTEEMNTDVIMSIPDEALEIRQQLLDESPYLSDTVMKSAIYKEEVLPNAMVRDVLVANPQSAKSDDVLEALDNRWDPMPDYMMAEIMEGKDSLGAKEVLDSRLTFHKQERSNAFHTLIRNYKNDTINSWCTDSLISLLQNEEAIQEKYRLAFLYLQLHDSLQAEATLDDIPDSYELTDEQLAIHGYYLELFDLLRELEIDSLSILKPDSIQISTLQTLALNDAYLPGVFARNILLVNGLIEYQEPVVLPDPLKSAEVRKDYGKMNVNPVTGASRLLIYPNPSNQYIIVEFHLDNDGMESYIDILDASSIKVGEMQLHGSQNQVVVPVNNLKPGLYLVRLMVDQRVIESKKVAVL; encoded by the coding sequence ATGAAAAAATTAATCAGTTTTTTAGGCTTGTTCATTTTTATAAACAGTGTCATCATGGCACAGCAGATCATACAACAGTTTACTTTTCCGCAAAACGATGTACAACTGACGCAAAATGGCGTGTATGATGTTGTAAAACTCCCGGACGCATATTATTTGCAAGAGGAAGAACATGCCGGGAAGCCACAATTACCGGTAAAGCAATTCAAATTATTGCTACCGCAAGGTGCATTAACTACCAATGTAAATCTTACAATAAATTCGGAGCAGCAGCTTTCGGGCAGTTTCTACCTTTATCCGGTTCAACTGCCGGTGTATGCTAATTTTAGTAGCCCACCAGCTTTCGTTGAACCTGATACAATCATCTACAATTCAAACGATCCCTTCCCGACTGATTATATTTATAAATATGAAATGAGCGGATTTCGCGATTACAACTATGTAACGGTGAGTTTTATACCATTCCGGTATATCCCTTTAAGCCGACAGCTACATCTGTTAACAAGTATAACAATAACTGTCACTTACACTGTGAACGCTATAGGTGAAACTCATAAATTGCGGCCATACGGCAGCACAGATCACGAGGCATATGAGTTCATTAAATCGATAGTAATAAATCCTACTCAAATTGAGGCTTTTTATCCTGATGCAGCAAATAAAATCGCTCAGTACCTTGGTACCAGAGAGATAGCTGAAAGCTATGGGGGATATGAACCTACCGAACTGCCGGCTCTGGAAAGCAATCCTGTAGATTATATTATAATCACCAACAATACCGATGTTTACGGCAATAATATCGGAGATTTTACAAATAAATTCCAGCAATTGGCTGATTGGAAAATACTAAGCGGAAGCTCTGCTAAAGTGATAACAGTGGATGCCATACGACAGTCATACCCTGGTGTTGACATAGCGGAACAAATCCGGCAATTCATAAAAGATGCCCATCGCCTGTGGGGTACCGAATATGTATTGATAGGAGGAAATGCCTCAATCGTGCCTGTTCGCTGGATTGGACATTTTTTAGTTCCTAAAGAGAAGCCGACCGATTTATATTATTCAGCTATTTTGCATCCTGATCTTCTCTATAATGATAATTGGAATAGAGATGGAGATATTATATTTGGAAATGGAAGCGGACCAGATGCAGATTATTGCGACTTTTATCCTGATATCGCAGTTGGCCGTGCACCTGTTGATACCGACGATGAGCTAAATCTATTTTTACAGAAACATTTTACCTATTACCGTTGCTCATTTGCACCAGAAGTGCCAGGTATACCACAAGACGTAGCCTGGCTGGCTAAGCAGTTGAATTTTAGTGGAATAATTGATTCTAATTATAATTGGGATAGTGACCCTAGCATTCTTGGCCTTTATAGAACATGGCAAATAACCGAACAATTCTCATTTGGAGAGGATCATCATCAATATACAATGCACGAATATTTGCCAAACTGGAATTCAACGCATCATGATTGGTGCCCCGCTTATTATAATCCTGTTATAGAACCGGATGGTTGCTCCGAAAGTTATATTATTATTTACGATGAAAATGTAGGACATACAGAAGTTAAATATCAGTTAAATCAAAGATACGGTATTGTTAACCACATTGACCATTCAGGGAGATTTGGATTAGGGCTTTGTGGTATAACCACACAATGTGGTTTAAATAGCTCTGATTTTTGGGATCTTTTTCCAACGAATAAATATTCTGTTTTTCTCAGCGCAGGTTGTCAGGTATGCCCTATTGATTTAAATTTTTATATTGGAGAGCAATGGTTATCCTCTCCTAATGGAGGTGTCGCTTTCCTCGGACCATCTGCTGATATACTAACACAAAATGGCAATGATTATGATTATCAATTTTTTAAATTGTTATACAACACTAGCACGAATATAGTAGGAAAGTTAAATAATTATGCTCCCTCTTTTGTTTTTGGAGGCGAACCCTACCTCCATAAAATAATGCAACTTCTTGGTGATCCTGAATTATCAATTTATACAGATGAACCTGTAGAAATGAGTGTTACACATGATAACACAGTGCCAATAGGCACTTCCACTTTTAGCGTGACCGTTTCTGACGTACCACCCGGAGAATTTGCAACAATATGTCTATATAAAGAAAATGAAGTCTATGTATCTACTTTAACTGGTGGTGTATCTACCATGCAAATTACACCTGATAACATTGGCATAATGAAACTAACAGTTACCTGCCACAACAGAGAGCCCTATGAATCCACGATTAGTGTGATTCAAAATTCTGGTGCTCATTTATATATAAGCAATATAACAATCACTGATGAAAATGAAAATGGATTTATTGAACCTGGAGAACAGATTGAATTAAGTATTAAATTAAACAACTCAGGAGCAATCGAAGCAAGTGATATCCGGGGTACTTTAATGCCACTTGATCCAAATATTACAATGGATCAGGATTTTTCTTATTATCCTGATTTAGGACCAGGAGAAGAAGGCATTTCAAATAATACTTATATTTTTAAAGCCCCCCTAGATTTATCCTATGGTAATGCGATTTCTTTCGAACTCCAAATTTCTACACCTGCTCAAGGTAGCTTTATTGAGCGTTTCTTCTTCAATATTAAAACTTCCCAACTTGAAATTGGTGACAGAACCGTAAACGGAGGAGATCCATATCAATTTGTGTCCGGCTATGTTGGTCATTTATACGTTGATATTTATAATTACGGGACCGTAACTGCAAGCGATTTAACAGCAGTATTAACAACCGAATTACCTGAGTATGTTGAAATTCAAACAGGAACCAGCGTTTATGGTGATATCGAAAGCTTTAAAAAAGGCACCAATTCACCTGAATTCAAATTCCTTATTCGCGAGCATTATAGTGGTCAGGCCTTGATATTTGAATTGACATTAACTGATGGTTTCGGGAAAACAGATGTATTTGAACTAAATCTAACAGAGAATCCACCTGAATCCATTAGCGGTTTCGATTTTTCGCCAGGTAAAAATGATATAACACTTTATTGGATAGGGGTTAATGGTACTAAAGGCTATAATATATACCGAAGTGAAACGGAAACAGGCATTTACGAAAGAATAAATAATTTCCTCGTCACAGGTACATCGATGTATTACGATTCAGAACTTGAAGCATCAACGGAGTATTATTACAAAATAAGTGCAGTTTCAACTACAGGTAATGAATTAAACATTGGTAATTTAATAGCAAATCATGCATGGACATCTCTGGATTCACATGGTCAATTTCCAATAGCGGTGAGTGATGGTGTTGCTAATAGTAACTGGACATCCATAACAGTTGCTGACGTTGATGAAAACGGAACAAATGAATTATTCCCTGCTTTCACTAGAAATAGAGATGGTCTGATAATGGGCTTTAATGAAACAGGACAGGAACTATACGATATTGATGGAGATGAAGCAACTGTTTCAGGATTTGCTGAAATTGTTTTACCTCAAAATAGCAGCGGAAAAACTGAGGGTGGGGAGTTACATTCTGAAGCTGCCGTTGGAGACGTTGATAATGATAATCATGCAGAAGTGTTCGTTACAACCCACGGAAGCTATTACGCACCTGAAAGGGGATATTTATTTGGATTTAAGACCGTTGATGAGGAAGAACCGTTAAATCAACCAGATCCTTTGTGGAATGATATACCGATCGACTTGGGATATCATTCTTCTTCAAGTCCTGTTTTAGCCAACTTGGACGGGAATGAGAATGGATTTATGGATATAATAACTAATAATGGATTTAAAGATATAATAACTGAGCAGAAATATCAAAAGAACAGAGTGTTCTCTCATGATGGTTCTTTGAAATGGGAGAGACAATTTGTGGACGACCTCTCATCTTCTTGCGGTTATTTAGCCGTTGCAGATCTGGATAATAATGGATATCAAGAAATAATAAATGGATCACATACACCAGGGGAAATATATATTTACAATCATGACGGATCAGATTATAATATAAATCCTGTTCTTATAAATTCAGTCCTACCTTTCAATTCAAATCCAGTTATTGCTAATATCGATTCTGATGTCGAACTTGAGATAATAATTGTAGGAATAAGCAATGGTTATGGAAAACTTTACGCTATTAATACTGATGGTAGTTTTGTTGAAGGCAAATGGGATGGCCAAATTAACCTGAATTGTAGTACGGGTTTAGCACCACAAGCTGCTATTGGTAATTTGAACAATGATGAAAGCCTGGAAATCGCAATTGCCGATGATGAAAAATTATATGTTTTTGATAATCTTGGAAATACTATTTCTGGATTTCCGGTTGAAATTGCCGACTTGGAGTGCGGCAATCGTTCACCACTACTTGCAGATGTTGATTCAGACAATGATATAGAAATTATCGTTACAGCATCAAACGACAGAATATATGCTTTCAATCCTGATGGCACAGAGTGTATTTACTGGAGATTAGCTTCTAAGTCTACTAATGGTTTTTATGCGACACCTACAATATCAGATATAAATAATGATGGTTTAAGCGAAATAATTGCCAGCGATGTATTTGGGAAAACATTTGTTTGGAAAACAACCGGTGATGCACATAAAATAGAATGGGGACAATACAGGCATGATTCATACAACAGTGGAACGTATAGTAATTTTTGCTATTATGATGCCGAAAATCCCGAAATTATTACCAGTAATGAGGAATGGACGGAAAATTATGATATGCGGAGGGATATCATCATAGAATCTTCAGGTACTCTTACTATTCATAGCCATGTTACAATGCCTGAGGACGCTAAAATTACTGTTCAATGTGGTGGTAAATTAATCATTGATGGGGGTTTGCTGACCTCTGCTTGCCAGGGCCCCTGGCAAGGTATAGAAATTGAAGGTAATCCAAACCATGAGCAAATACCCACTTCTTACCAGGGCATGATCGTCATTATGAATGAAGGCACCATTGAAAATGCTAAATGTGCAGTAAAAGCCATCGACGGCGGTATTGTTGTCGCTGTCTCGGCCAACTTCATCAATAACCATACTGCTGTGGAATTTTTACCTTACGGATACGAAAATATCAGCCTCTTTACCTTTTGCACCTTTGAAACCAACAAGGATCATTTGGAAGATTGTGATCCTGAACATTTTGTCGATATGACTGAGGTTCATAGCATTCAGTTTAATGGCTGTACATTTAAAAACATCTGTCCGTTGAGCGATCCCGAGCTGACTCAGAGAGGAACAGGTATATATAGCACTAATTCAAGTTTTTACCTTGACCATGAATGTAAATATTACGTCAGGCCCTGCGAAGATTACCAGTATAACCTGTTCCAGTGGCTGAGTTATGGGATTTATGCAACCGATATAGGTTTCGACAATTCCATGAAAGTCAGCCATACTAATTTCATCAATAATATGAAGGGGCTTTACCTGAGCGGATACAGCAACGGCATCGAGGTCACCTCAAATGAATTTGATGTATACGATTCTGCTTTAGACCCCGATGGCTATGGTATGTATTTAGATCACTGTACAGGATACCATGTCGAAGACAACAGGTTTCATAACGGATCTCTCGTTGAGAACATTGTTGGCTTATACATCAATAACTCAGGTACCGAGGACAATATGATCTATAACAACAGTTTCAACACGCTTGATTATGCCATTATCGCTCATAATATCAACCGTGATGACAGAGAACAAAGCGGGCTTTGTATAAAATGCAATGATTTCACTGCCAATACCAATGATATTTCGGTTACGGTCTACAATCCCTCTGTAACGCCCGATTATGGCATTGCCGAATTTCAGGGATCGATGGCTCCCTCCAACACCGCTCCTGCCGGCAATACCTTCACCGTAAGTGGTTCACATGAGTATGATATCTATAATGAAGGGAATAACATCGTGTATATTCATCATCGGGCGTCTTCAACACCATTAAAAATCATCCCGGATATGATATCTTCAAATATCACATTAGTAGAAAATATCGTAGCATATTACAATAAAAATTTAAGCTGCCCGTCAATGCTGAATTATGGAGAAGGCAGCAAAGAAAATCTTAAATCATTGATGGCCGAAGCCAGTACAAACATTCTGACAACACAGGCTGAATTGGCTGAGGTTGTTGATGGGGGTAATACGGAAGAGATGAATACGGATGTCATTATGAGCATTCCTGACGAAGCGCTCGAAATTCGTCAGCAATTACTTGATGAATCGCCATACTTGTCCGATACGGTGATGAAATCAGCCATATACAAGGAAGAGGTCTTGCCCAATGCCATGGTTCGTGATGTTTTGGTAGCAAATCCGCAGTCAGCCAAGTCGGATGATGTTCTGGAAGCTTTGGATAACCGCTGGGATCCCATGCCGGATTATATGATGGCCGAAATCATGGAAGGTAAAGACTCCCTCGGCGCCAAAGAAGTTCTTGACTCCAGGTTGACTTTTCATAAACAGGAACGGTCAAATGCATTTCATACACTAATCAGGAATTATAAAAACGATACGATCAACTCCTGGTGTACCGACAGCCTGATCAGTCTTCTGCAAAATGAAGAAGCCATACAGGAAAAGTATCGCCTGGCTTTTCTGTACCTGCAACTCCACGATAGCCTCCAGGCCGAGGCCACCCTGGATGATATCCCGGATTCCTATGAGTTAACAGATGAACAACTGGCAATACATGGTTATTATCTAGAGTTGTTCGATTTACTCAGGGAACTGGAGATAGACAGCTTATCCATACTCAAGCCTGACAGTATCCAGATCAGCACATTGCAGACGTTGGCATTGAACGATGCTTATCTGCCCGGTGTTTTTGCCCGCAATATCCTGTTAGTCAACGGATTAATTGAGTATCAGGAACCTGTCGTACTGCCCGACCCGCTTAAATCGGCCGAGGTCAGGAAAGATTACGGTAAAATGAATGTAAATCCGGTAACCGGAGCATCCAGACTATTGATTTATCCTAATCCGTCAAATCAGTATATCATTGTTGAATTTCACCTGGATAATGATGGTATGGAAAGCTACATCGATATCCTGGATGCTTCTTCCATAAAAGTGGGTGAAATGCAATTACATGGCAGCCAAAACCAGGTGGTAGTGCCCGTAAACAATCTGAAGCCGGGACTTTATCTGGTAAGGCTTATGGTTGACCAACGGGTAATAGAAAGCAAGAAGGTGGCGGTGCTATAA